In Aptenodytes patagonicus chromosome 8, bAptPat1.pri.cur, whole genome shotgun sequence, a genomic segment contains:
- the CNBP gene encoding CCHC-type zinc finger nucleic acid binding protein isoform X4: MSSNECFKCGRTGHWARECPTGIGRGRGMRSRGRGFQFMSSSLPDICYRCGESGHLAKDCDLQEDACYNCGRGGHIAKDCKEPKREREQCCYNCGKPGHLARDCDHADEQKCYSCGEFGHIQKDCTKVKCYRCGETGHVAINCSKTSEVNCYRCGESGHLARECTIEATA; encoded by the exons ATGAGCAGCAACGAATGCTTCAAGTGTGGACGCACTGGCCACTGGGCTCGGGAGTGCCCTACTGGAATTGGCCGTGGTCGTGGGATGAGAAGCCGTGGCAGAG GCTTCCAGTTCATGTCTTCATCTCTCCCGGACATCTGTTACCGCTGTGGTGAGTCTGGCCATCTTGCCAAGGACTGTGATCTTCAGGAGGATG CCTGCTATAACTGCGGTAGAGGTGGCCATATTGCGAAGGACTGCAAGGAGCcgaagagggagagagagcagtGCTGCTACAACTGTGGCAAACCTGGCCATCTGGCTCGTGACTGTGACCATGCAGATGAGCAGAAGTGCTATTCTTGTGGAGAGTTTGGACACATTCAAAAAGACTGCACCAAAGTGAAATGCTATAG gtgTGGTGAAACTGGCCATGTAGCCATCAACTGCAGCAAGACCAGTGAAGTCAACTGCTATCGCTGCGGCGAGTCAGGGCACCTTGCACGGGAATGCACAATTGAAGCTACAGcctaa
- the CNBP gene encoding CCHC-type zinc finger nucleic acid binding protein isoform X3 encodes MSSNECFKCGRTGHWARECPTGIGRGRGMRSRGRGFQFMSSSLPDICYRCGESGHLAKDCDLQEDEACYNCGRGGHIAKDCKEPKREREQCCYNCGKPGHLARDCDHADEQKCYSCGEFGHIQKDCTKVKCYRCGETGHVAINCSKTSEVNCYRCGESGHLARECTIEATA; translated from the exons ATGAGCAGCAACGAATGCTTCAAGTGTGGACGCACTGGCCACTGGGCTCGGGAGTGCCCTACTGGAATTGGCCGTGGTCGTGGGATGAGAAGCCGTGGCAGAG GCTTCCAGTTCATGTCTTCATCTCTCCCGGACATCTGTTACCGCTGTGGTGAGTCTGGCCATCTTGCCAAGGACTGTGATCTTCAGGAGGATG AAGCCTGCTATAACTGCGGTAGAGGTGGCCATATTGCGAAGGACTGCAAGGAGCcgaagagggagagagagcagtGCTGCTACAACTGTGGCAAACCTGGCCATCTGGCTCGTGACTGTGACCATGCAGATGAGCAGAAGTGCTATTCTTGTGGAGAGTTTGGACACATTCAAAAAGACTGCACCAAAGTGAAATGCTATAG gtgTGGTGAAACTGGCCATGTAGCCATCAACTGCAGCAAGACCAGTGAAGTCAACTGCTATCGCTGCGGCGAGTCAGGGCACCTTGCACGGGAATGCACAATTGAAGCTACAGcctaa
- the ISY1 gene encoding pre-mRNA-splicing factor ISY1 homolog, which translates to MARNAEKAMTALARFRQAQLEEGKVKERRPFLASECNELPKAEKWRRQIIGEISKKVAQIQNAGLGEFRIRDLNDEINKLLREKGHWEFRIKELGGPDYARIGPKMLDHEGKEVPGNRGYKYFGAAKDLPGVRELFEKEPLPPPRKTRAELMKAIDAEYYGYRDEDDGILEPLEQEHERKVIAEAVEKWKMEREARLARGEEEEEEEVNIYAVNDDESDEEGGKEKEGEEGQQKFIAHVPVPSQQEIEEALVRRKKMELLQKYASETLMAQSEEAKTLLGL; encoded by the exons ATG gCTCGGAACGCGGAAAAGGCCAT gaCGGCCTTGGCAAGATTTCGGCAAGCTCAGCTTGAGGAAGGAAAAGTTAAG GAACGAAGACCTTTCCTTGCATCAGAGTGTAATGAATTGCCTAAAGCTGAGAAATGGAGGCGACAG ATCATTGGGGAAATTTCCAAGAAAGTGGCACAGATTCAAAATG CTGGATTAGGTGAATTCAGAATTCGGGACCTGAACGATGAAATAAACAAACTTCTGAGGGAGAAAGGACACTGGGAATTCAGAATAAAGGAGCTAGGAGGTCCTGATTATGCT CGGATTGGACCAAAAATGTTAGATCATGAAGGGAAAGAAGTTCCAGGAAACAGAGGTTACAAATATTTTGGAGCTGCAAAGGATTTACCAGGAGTTAGAGAACTTTTTGAAAAGGAAC CCCTCCCACCGCCTCGAAAAACTCGAGCTGAGCTCATGAAAGCCATTGATGCAGAATACTATGGCTACAGGGATGAAGATGATGGTATTCTGGAGCCACTGGAACAAGAACATGAAAGGAAAG TTATAGCAGAAGCagtggaaaaatggaaaatggagaGAGAAGCACGACTTGcaagaggtgaggaggaggaggaggaagaagtaaaTATCTATGCTGTCAACGATGATGAG tccgaTGAGGAGGGTGGCAAGgaaaaagaaggtgaagaaggcCAACAGAAATTTATTGCGCATGTTCCAGTGCCATCTCAGCAGGAG ATTGAGGAAGCTCTTGTACGGAGGAAGAAGATGGAGCTTCTTCAGAAGTATGCCAGTGAAACCCTCATGGCACAGAGTGAAGAAGCAAAAACACTTCTAGGATTGTAA
- the CNBP gene encoding CCHC-type zinc finger nucleic acid binding protein isoform X1, producing MSSNECFKCGRTGHWARECPTGIGRGRGMRSRGRAGFQFMSSSLPDICYRCGESGHLAKDCDLQEDEACYNCGRGGHIAKDCKEPKREREQCCYNCGKPGHLARDCDHADEQKCYSCGEFGHIQKDCTKVKCYRCGETGHVAINCSKTSEVNCYRCGESGHLARECTIEATA from the exons ATGAGCAGCAACGAATGCTTCAAGTGTGGACGCACTGGCCACTGGGCTCGGGAGTGCCCTACTGGAATTGGCCGTGGTCGTGGGATGAGAAGCCGTGGCAGAG CAGGCTTCCAGTTCATGTCTTCATCTCTCCCGGACATCTGTTACCGCTGTGGTGAGTCTGGCCATCTTGCCAAGGACTGTGATCTTCAGGAGGATG AAGCCTGCTATAACTGCGGTAGAGGTGGCCATATTGCGAAGGACTGCAAGGAGCcgaagagggagagagagcagtGCTGCTACAACTGTGGCAAACCTGGCCATCTGGCTCGTGACTGTGACCATGCAGATGAGCAGAAGTGCTATTCTTGTGGAGAGTTTGGACACATTCAAAAAGACTGCACCAAAGTGAAATGCTATAG gtgTGGTGAAACTGGCCATGTAGCCATCAACTGCAGCAAGACCAGTGAAGTCAACTGCTATCGCTGCGGCGAGTCAGGGCACCTTGCACGGGAATGCACAATTGAAGCTACAGcctaa
- the CNBP gene encoding CCHC-type zinc finger nucleic acid binding protein isoform X2 translates to MSSNECFKCGRTGHWARECPTGIGRGRGMRSRGRAGFQFMSSSLPDICYRCGESGHLAKDCDLQEDACYNCGRGGHIAKDCKEPKREREQCCYNCGKPGHLARDCDHADEQKCYSCGEFGHIQKDCTKVKCYRCGETGHVAINCSKTSEVNCYRCGESGHLARECTIEATA, encoded by the exons ATGAGCAGCAACGAATGCTTCAAGTGTGGACGCACTGGCCACTGGGCTCGGGAGTGCCCTACTGGAATTGGCCGTGGTCGTGGGATGAGAAGCCGTGGCAGAG CAGGCTTCCAGTTCATGTCTTCATCTCTCCCGGACATCTGTTACCGCTGTGGTGAGTCTGGCCATCTTGCCAAGGACTGTGATCTTCAGGAGGATG CCTGCTATAACTGCGGTAGAGGTGGCCATATTGCGAAGGACTGCAAGGAGCcgaagagggagagagagcagtGCTGCTACAACTGTGGCAAACCTGGCCATCTGGCTCGTGACTGTGACCATGCAGATGAGCAGAAGTGCTATTCTTGTGGAGAGTTTGGACACATTCAAAAAGACTGCACCAAAGTGAAATGCTATAG gtgTGGTGAAACTGGCCATGTAGCCATCAACTGCAGCAAGACCAGTGAAGTCAACTGCTATCGCTGCGGCGAGTCAGGGCACCTTGCACGGGAATGCACAATTGAAGCTACAGcctaa